The proteins below are encoded in one region of Tomitella fengzijianii:
- the dnaA gene encoding chromosomal replication initiator protein DnaA produces MEQDPNALSRVWPIVVSELTSAARDEGSPAMPGLPLSRQQRAWLLLAKPITLAGGFALLSAPSSFARDAIERVLRQPISDALERHLGDPVEIAVRIDTAPDDDPGADRPREDPSHAAAEMPAPSDGAGMWAANPAEPHYTDTATLLQGRRDELTAEAEEDLIAEEQEARESLDRTWPSHFNTPAPEAAGSAREAGLNPKYTFDTFVTGPSNRFSHAAAVAIAEAPARAYNPLFIWGESGLGKTHLLHAAGHYAKRLFPGLRVRYVSTEEFTNDFINSIRDDRKVAFKRRYRETDVLLVDDIQFIENKEGIQEEFFYTFEALHNANKQIVITSDRPPKQMATLEDRLRTRFEWGLIADVQPPDLETRIAILSKKAQMDSIEVPDDVLGLIAGRIERNIRELEGALIRVTAFASLNKQPLDIRLAEVVLRDLAPETATVEITAATIMAVTAEYFDTTIDELCGPRRARQIASARQIALYLSRELTDLSLPKIGQAFGRDHTTVMYAEKKIRGEMAERRKVYDQVQELTARIKQRSKL; encoded by the coding sequence GTGGAGCAAGACCCGAACGCTCTGTCACGGGTGTGGCCGATCGTCGTCTCCGAGCTCACCTCCGCAGCCCGTGACGAGGGTTCGCCTGCCATGCCCGGCCTGCCGCTGAGCCGGCAGCAACGCGCGTGGCTGCTTCTCGCCAAGCCGATCACGCTCGCCGGAGGTTTCGCACTCCTGTCGGCACCGTCGAGCTTCGCGCGCGACGCCATCGAGCGCGTCCTGCGTCAGCCCATATCCGACGCCCTCGAACGCCACCTGGGCGACCCGGTGGAGATCGCCGTCCGCATCGACACCGCTCCCGACGACGATCCGGGGGCGGACCGGCCGCGCGAGGATCCCTCGCACGCGGCCGCCGAGATGCCCGCACCGTCGGACGGTGCGGGCATGTGGGCGGCGAATCCCGCCGAACCGCACTACACCGACACCGCCACGCTGCTGCAGGGACGCCGCGATGAACTCACCGCGGAAGCGGAGGAGGACCTGATCGCGGAGGAGCAGGAGGCAAGGGAAAGCTTGGACCGCACCTGGCCGTCGCACTTCAACACGCCGGCCCCCGAGGCCGCCGGCAGTGCCCGCGAGGCGGGACTGAACCCCAAGTACACCTTCGACACTTTCGTCACGGGCCCGTCCAACCGCTTCTCGCACGCGGCCGCCGTGGCCATCGCGGAGGCGCCCGCCCGCGCGTACAACCCGCTGTTCATCTGGGGCGAGTCCGGACTGGGCAAGACGCACCTACTGCACGCGGCCGGCCACTACGCCAAGCGGCTGTTCCCCGGGCTACGCGTGCGCTACGTGTCCACCGAAGAGTTCACCAACGACTTCATCAACAGCATCCGCGACGACCGCAAGGTCGCCTTCAAACGGCGCTACCGCGAAACCGACGTGCTGCTGGTGGACGACATCCAGTTCATCGAGAACAAAGAGGGCATCCAGGAGGAGTTCTTCTACACCTTCGAGGCCCTGCACAACGCGAACAAGCAGATCGTCATCACCTCGGATCGGCCGCCGAAGCAGATGGCCACCCTCGAGGACCGGCTGCGCACCCGCTTCGAATGGGGACTGATCGCGGACGTCCAGCCCCCGGACCTCGAGACGCGCATCGCCATCCTGTCCAAGAAGGCCCAGATGGACTCCATCGAGGTGCCCGACGACGTCCTCGGTCTCATCGCCGGCCGCATCGAGCGAAACATCCGCGAGCTCGAAGGCGCGCTGATCCGGGTGACGGCGTTCGCGTCGCTCAACAAGCAGCCTCTCGATATCCGCCTGGCCGAGGTGGTGCTGCGCGACCTCGCCCCCGAGACCGCCACCGTCGAGATCACGGCGGCCACCATCATGGCGGTGACGGCCGAGTACTTCGACACCACGATCGACGAGCTGTGCGGTCCACGCAGGGCCCGACAGATCGCCTCCGCTCGGCAGATCGCGCTGTATCTGAGCCGGGAGTTGACCGACCTGTCGTTGCCCAAGATCGGCCAGGCTTTCGGACGCGACCACACCACGGTCATGTACGCGGAGAAGAAGATCCGCGGCGAGATGGCCGAGCGTCGGAAGGTCTACGACCAGGTCCAGGAACTCACTGCGCGAATCAAGCAGCGCTCCAAGCTCTGA